In Pseudomonadota bacterium, the DNA window CTGGGGGCATATTCAGGGATATCTTTGGCAAGCACGCCGATAAAACAATAATCATTCCGGTTTTCCAGAAAAAACAGCGCAATCAGAAACCCGGTCAGCAGCCACCATAAAAAGCAATCGACCCATTCGCCGATCCTCCGGTAATTCCACAATGCCCAAAGCTGATATTTATCCAGAACCTGTTTCACGCATCCCCGCTATAAATCCTCTTGTATCATACACAAGACGCGACATAAAAACACCCGTCCTTTATCTTAGCTTTTCCCTTGACAGAGCGTGGGTTTTACGGTCTTTTCTGGGGTGCCAATCAACTTTGAGCAGACTTAAAAGGAGCAAGCCACATGTCTTCCGAAGCCGCAAAAATCGAACAACCGCAAACCGTCACCCACAGCGATATGGCCAATGCCATCCGCGCCCTTGCCATGGACGCCGTCCAGCAGGCAAATTCCGGTCACCCCGGCATGCCGATGGGTATGGCGGATGTTGCCACGGTGCTGTACACGCAATTCCTGAAATTTGACCCGAAGAACCCGACATGGCAGGATCGCGACCGCTTTATCCTCTCCGCAGGACACGGCTCTATGCTGCTTTATGCGCTGAATTTTCTGACGGGTTACGAAAAGATCACGCTGGATGATATCAAACATTTCCGTCAACTGCACCGCGTCACCGCAGGCCATCCCGAATACAATCTTGAGGCCGGTATTGAAACCACAACGGGTCCGCTGGGGCAAGGCTTGGCAAACGGTGTCGGTATGGCGCTGGCCGAAGAAATTTTGGCAGCGCGTTTCGGACGCGAACTGGTCGAACATTACACCTATGTCATCGCCGGAGACGGCTGCCTGATGGAAGGCATCAGCCACGAAGCCTGCTCCTTCGCCGGCCATCTTGGTCTTGGCCGCCTGATTGTGCTGTATGATGACAATCAAATCTCGATCGACGGGCCGACAGATCTGTCCTTCAGCGAGAATATCCCGGAACGCTTTGAAAGCTATGGCTGGCACGTTCTCAGCATTGACGGACATGATCCCGATGCCATCAGTCGTGCCATTGCCGAGGCGCAGATCCATAAAGATCAGCCCAGCATTATCTGCTGCCGCACCAAAATCGGTTACGGCGCTCCCAATAAGGAAGGCAGCTCGTCCTGCCACGGCTCACCGCTGGGTGAAGAGGAAATCGCAGGCGCGCGTGAAAGCCTCGGCTGGCCGCATGCACCGTTTGAAATCCCCGATGCCGTTCTTGATGCCTGGCGCGGCGTCGGTCGCAGCGGACAGGAAGAACGCAAATCATGGCAACTGCGCCTTGATACGCTGGAAGGTGAAGACCGCGAATTATTCGACCGTTTCCACAGCGGCAAGGTTTCCCATCTGATTACGGAGACACTTGAAACATTCAAGAAGAAAATCAGCGAAGAAAAGCCGAAGCTCGCAACCCGTCAGGCATCCGGTAATGTGCTGGATGTCATTATTCCGCGTATCTTCTCGCTGATCGGCGGCTCTGCCGATCTCACCGGCTCGAACAACACCTTCGTCAAAGACCATATGCCGATCGTCAGCAAAGATAATTTCGACGGACGTTACATCCATTACGGTGTTCGCGAACACGGCATGGCCGCAATTATGAACGGTATGGCGCTGCATAAAGGTCTGATCCCCTATAGCGGGACATTTCTGTGCTTTGCCGATTACTGCCGTCCGTCCATCCGGTTGTCCGCACTGATGAAACAACGCGTTGTTTATGTGATGACGCATGATTCCATCGGACTTGGTGAAGACGGCCCCACCCACCAGCCTGTTGAACATCTGGCTTCGCTGCGCGCCATGCCCAATCTTCTGGTCATGCGTCCTGCGGATGCGGTCGAGGCAGCGGAATGCTGGCAGATCGCACTGGAGGAAATGGAAACACCGTCTGTCCTGTCCCTGACACGTCAAGGGCTGCCGACGGTGCGCACGCAGCACAGCAAAGAAAACCTGACCCGCAAAGGTGCTTATGTCCTTGCGGAAGCAGGCAGTGCGCTGAAAGTGACGATTTTCGCCACAGGCTCCGAGGTACATCTGGCACTGGAGGCCCGCGAGAAACTGGAAAGCGAAGGAACAGGCACGCGTGTCGTTTCCGTTCCCTGTTTCGAGCTGTTCTTTGCA includes these proteins:
- the tkt gene encoding transketolase; its protein translation is MSSEAAKIEQPQTVTHSDMANAIRALAMDAVQQANSGHPGMPMGMADVATVLYTQFLKFDPKNPTWQDRDRFILSAGHGSMLLYALNFLTGYEKITLDDIKHFRQLHRVTAGHPEYNLEAGIETTTGPLGQGLANGVGMALAEEILAARFGRELVEHYTYVIAGDGCLMEGISHEACSFAGHLGLGRLIVLYDDNQISIDGPTDLSFSENIPERFESYGWHVLSIDGHDPDAISRAIAEAQIHKDQPSIICCRTKIGYGAPNKEGSSSCHGSPLGEEEIAGARESLGWPHAPFEIPDAVLDAWRGVGRSGQEERKSWQLRLDTLEGEDRELFDRFHSGKVSHLITETLETFKKKISEEKPKLATRQASGNVLDVIIPRIFSLIGGSADLTGSNNTFVKDHMPIVSKDNFDGRYIHYGVREHGMAAIMNGMALHKGLIPYSGTFLCFADYCRPSIRLSALMKQRVVYVMTHDSIGLGEDGPTHQPVEHLASLRAMPNLLVMRPADAVEAAECWQIALEEMETPSVLSLTRQGLPTVRTQHSKENLTRKGAYVLAEAGSALKVTIFATGSEVHLALEAREKLESEGTGTRVVSVPCFELFFAQDEKYRDELIGNDSVKIAIEAACKQGWEAFIGTKGSFVGMKSFGDSAPAEELYKYFGITSEAVVKAAHKAL